In Capsicum annuum cultivar UCD-10X-F1 chromosome 7, UCD10Xv1.1, whole genome shotgun sequence, one genomic interval encodes:
- the LOC124885701 gene encoding uncharacterized protein LOC124885701, with amino-acid sequence MGFKKYSELISHLLVAEQHNNLLMRNHESRPAGTFPFPEVNAVNFYPTRCERSPDPSCGRGRGRGRDRGRGRYFNQGDRLAINNNPQHQQCENKGEAQHQQCKKKGEAPKVASKTNSESKCYRCGGKGQWSHTCRTPKYLVKLYQASLKKAENDD; translated from the coding sequence AtgggatttaaaaaatattctgaatTGATTTCTCATCTTCTTGTTGCTGAGCAACACAATAATCTTTTAATGAGAAATCATGAAAGTCGACCTGCTGGCACTTTTCCATTTCCAGAAGTGAATGCTGTAAATTTTTATCCAACTAGGTGTGAAAGAAGTCCTGACCCCAGTTGTGGTCGTGGTCGAGGTCGAGGTCGTGATCGTGGTCGTGGAAGGTATTTTAATCAGGGTGATCGTCTTGCTATAAACAATAACCCTCAGCACCAGCAGTGCGAAAATAAGGGGGAAGCTCAGCACCAACAGTGCAAAAAGAAAGGGGAAGCTCCTAAAGTAGCATCAAAGACGAACTCTGAAAGTAAATGCTATCGATGTGGAGGAAAGGGGCAATGGTCGCATACCTGTCGTACGCCAAAGTATCTAGTAAAACTCTATCAGGCGTCCCTTAAGAAAGCAGAAAATGATGATTAG